In the genome of Mycteria americana isolate JAX WOST 10 ecotype Jacksonville Zoo and Gardens chromosome 7, USCA_MyAme_1.0, whole genome shotgun sequence, one region contains:
- the SERP1 gene encoding stress-associated endoplasmic reticulum protein 1: MVAKQRIRMANEKHSKNITQRGNVAKTSRTAPEEKASVGPWLLALFIFVVCGSAIFQIIQSIRMGM; encoded by the exons ATGGTGGCCAAGCAGCGCATCCGCATGGCCAACGAGAAGCACAGCAAGAACATCACGCAGCGCGGGAACGTCGCCAAGACCTCG AGGACGGCCCCGGAGGAGAAGGCGTCGGTCGGGCCCTGGCTGCTGGCGCTGTTCATCTTCGTGGTCTGCGGATCAG CCATCTTCCAGATCATCCAGAGCATCCGGATGGGCATGTGA